A genome region from Hevea brasiliensis isolate MT/VB/25A 57/8 chromosome 7, ASM3005281v1, whole genome shotgun sequence includes the following:
- the LOC131181394 gene encoding proline-rich receptor-like protein kinase PERK14 — protein MATPSSPSANPNPSPSPPPLSQSPPQTPPLPQSSPPSSPPLPQNQTPTHIPPTPPLTLQNEAQNETSIFETQIQEPMPKPAPTQAKSKAKAKMTAGRPKKAPVGKRKGNPSVSLDFNSSPQVSSEPVSKRTRSSSSISSPVAPIPQHADASGSAEPSAFAPAEPQAATAQQFSANILSILRSLESKVASFTAQPFAPSPDTTDILATLKSLEVKIDTMASDHNETTAEPGADPDAAIKP, from the exons ATGGCCACTCCATCTTCACCTTCTGCTAACCCTAACCCCAGTCCCAGTCCACCACCGCTATCCCAGTCACCACCACAAACACCACCACTACCTCAATCGTCTCCACCATCTTCACCACCACTACCCCAAAACCAAACACCAACCCACATCCCGCCGACCCCCCCCCTCACACTACAAAATGAAGCCCAAAATGAAACATCCATTTTCGAAACCCAGATTCAAGAACCGATGCCTAAACCCGCCCCAACCCAGGCCAAATCTAAAGCTAAAGCCAAAATGACTGCTGGTAGACCCAAGAAAGCCCCTGtcggaaaaagaaaaggaaacccctCTGTTTCTTTGGACTTTAACTCTTCACCTCAGGTTTCCTCTGAACCAGTCAGTAAAAGAACTAGGTCATCATCGTCAATTTCATCACCAGTGGCTCCAATCCCT CAGCATGCTGATGCTAGTGGGTCTGCAGAACCAAGTGCTTTTGCACCAGCAGAACCTCAAGCAGCCACTGCCCAACAGTTTTCAGCAAATATTTTGTCCATCCTAAGATCCTTGGAATCTAAAGTAGCCAGCTTCACTGCCCAACCATTTGCTCCCTCACCTGACACCACAGATATCCTTGCAACCTTAAAGAGCTTAGAAGTTAAAATTGATACCATGG CTTCAGATCACAATGAAACTACTGCAGAACCTGGAGCAGACCCTGATGCAGCAATAAAGCCTTAA